tatcatatccgaagggtgtcccggaatgatggggatattcttatatatgcatcttgttaatgtcggttaccaggtgttcaccatatgaatgatttttatctctatgtatgggatgtgtattgaaatatgaaatcttgtggtctattattatgatttgatatatataggttaaacctataactcaccaacatttttgttgacgttttaagcatgtttattctcaggtgattattaagagcttccgctgtcgcatacttaaataaggacgagatttggagtccatgcttgtatgatattgtgtaaaaactgcattcaagaaacttattttgttgtaacatatttgtattgtaaaccattatgtaatggtcgtgtgtaaacaagatattttagattatcattatttgataatctacgtaaagctttttaaacctttattgatgaaataaaggttatggtttgttttaaaatgaatgcagtctttgaaaaacgtctcatatagaggtcaaaacctcgcaacgaaatcaattaatatggaacgtttttaatcaataagaacgggatatttcatattCCGGCTTGGGCCTGAGGTCTGCTAGAAGAACCCGGACCATGCGGATTAAAACTGGGTTGCAAGTAGTGAAAAGGAACCCAATTACCTTGCTGAGTCAGTTGTTATTGAGTTGCAATAATCTGGAGAAGTTGGGCCTGATTAAGGCTGCTGGCCCGCGGATTATTCTGTGAAACTGAGCTGTTATTGGACCAACGTTGATGCTGCTGTTGGGCTGCAGAATTTGCCCCTTGATGTAGGTAGCAGCAATTTGGTTCAAACCTACAATAGCCACGTAAAAAATTACGGCAAACAGTACGACTTTATTGGCTTTGCGATTGCGATTGTACAACGAGAGCAGATGGACTAGACGAATTCAGCAGGGGTTCGGTGGATGATCGGTGCGTGCGATTGAGGGCCCTCTCCTCTATTAAATGCATGGAGCGAGCCGTATCGAGATCAGGAAAAGGATGCCTATGGAGAATGATGTGTTTTGCTTGCTTGTATTTTTTATTAAGTCCATTTACAGCATACATTACTAAGTCATTGTTACCAACCGTCGAGCCAAGATTACGAAGATGAGTTGCAAGCCGGTCAATCTTGCGAAAATATTCTTCCACTGTTTGATTGCCGATGTCAAGGCCACGTAATTCGGCGTTTAATTCCATTGATTTGGAAAGTTTGGTATCTTTGAAATTTTTTTCTAGAAACACCCATGCATCATGGGATGTTGCAGGTTCGGCATCAAGCAAGCGTTCAAGAAGTGGTTTAGAAATTGTGTTGTAGATCCATGTTGTTACCACCGCATCAGCTTTGAGCCAGTCAGCCGATGCACGTTCTTTGGGTGTGGCCGCACCTTGTATAAACTTTAAGACATCAAACCCTGCACAGTGGGTTGTAAACATGCGTTTCCAATGCGAGTAGTTAAGTTTCGCGAGATTGAGTTTGACAGGGATGATGTGGTGAATGGATGTAACAGTGTAGATTTTGTTAAAATTGTTAACCATGGtgatagagtttttttttttttttttttttttgagaggtGAGGGATATATAAACTGAGCAGTAGGTGTTTGTGCAATAAGCAGGAGAAGAAAAGAGAAGCAAGATGGGGAAGCAGTGTATGTGCAATAAGCAGGAAATAGCGATTAGGTTTTTTTTTGAGTTTACGATAACAGCAGGAAGAGGGAAATGAATAGGGTGAAACCCTAACCTGACaccatgttacaatacatattattgTGTAGTGTTTGTCTGTCGATTACAGTGCATAgacaatagaatatatatatagtaCAATGTAGACTAGAGAAGCCCTAATGAATACAAATGGGCTAGGCCCAATACGAGTGGCTGCAAGTGTGGTCTAACAAAAAGTAGGTCAGAAGTAAAAGTATTATGTGGACTGGTTATGGGTCAAAACTGGTTGCATGCATAATGGGTTGTAGTCGAAATGGGTTGGTCGGGTTGTGTTGACCCACGCATAGAACTTTTTTTTTAAAGAACTGATGTGTATAATTTTTTATTGCAACAAATAAATGAGCATCACTCACGCAGGTTCTATTTCACCTTAAATAGATTTTTGATTTACACGGTGAGATAAAACACAACCCAAATCGACTCATGCAAAAGTAAGTAGGTTGAAATTGCTACCTTAAGAGCATCAGGAGTGGGGGTAGTCACTTACCCCGTCCCCTCATCCGTCACAACTCACCCCACTCCCTCCCCTCGTCACCTGGTTCCGTCGCGGGTCGGTCAGTCACGGTGgcgatgtgaagacccgtcctaatccattcggacgaagtccatatcgattataaacgattcacaacagttgattacatcgcgaggtacttgacctctatatgatacatttttcaaacattgcatttgttttttttttaaagacaatctttcattacatcaaagttgacggcaggcataccatttcataatatatctaactataattgacttaataataatcttgatgaacgcgacgactcgaatgcaacatcttttgaaatatgtcatg
The window above is part of the Rutidosis leptorrhynchoides isolate AG116_Rl617_1_P2 chromosome 1, CSIRO_AGI_Rlap_v1, whole genome shotgun sequence genome. Proteins encoded here:
- the LOC139900982 gene encoding uncharacterized protein, whose translation is MVNNFNKIYTVTSIHHIIPVKLNLAKLNYSHWKRMFTTHCAGFDVLKFIQGAATPKERASADWLKADAVVTTWIYNTISKPLLERLLDAEPATSHDAWVFLEKNFKDTKLSKSMELNAELRGLDIGNQTVEEYFRKIDRLATHLRNLGSTVGNNDLVMYAVNGLNKKYKQAKHIILHRHPFPDLDTARSMHLIEERALNRTHRSSTEPLLNSSSPSALVVQSQSQSQ